One [Clostridium] saccharolyticum WM1 DNA segment encodes these proteins:
- a CDS encoding LysM peptidoglycan-binding domain-containing protein, translating to MIIHVVQSGETIDSISDYYKIPVNRLILENGITNPNNLAIGQTIVIVQPETLYTVRAGDTLESIAEQHGVSPMELLRNNPYLSDREFMYSGETIVIKYQTNKARTIETSGYTFSYIDQSVLIKTLPFLSYLTIFNYRATREGDLVTIADDADVIQLAKTYGVAPMMFVSTITEEGTIIREVTQNILNNSSVQDRLIDNILQMIKTKGYYGVNMYIEDITPDNINSIVEYIRVASAKFRSEGYRVLVTTTPIMNIDRPIVSFEKLDYSRLSGYVDGILFASYDWARFYSYPSSIFPVNVLRELLYYVVNIIPPDFLFLGITTLGYDWTLPYVPGATGATAIANNNAIRIAAENNIPIQFNEAAQSPFFYYMDSDGILHIVWFNDARSFDARAGLVEEFDLQGLSLWTIMRFDTQMWFIINSQYNIEKVMEAD from the coding sequence ATGATCATACATGTTGTTCAATCTGGCGAAACTATTGATTCGATATCAGATTATTACAAAATTCCTGTTAACAGATTAATATTGGAAAACGGAATTACAAACCCTAACAATTTAGCAATTGGTCAAACGATCGTGATTGTTCAGCCGGAAACACTCTACACTGTCCGGGCCGGCGATACATTGGAGAGTATTGCTGAGCAGCACGGTGTTTCCCCAATGGAATTATTAAGAAATAACCCTTATCTTTCCGATAGAGAATTTATGTATTCCGGTGAAACCATAGTTATAAAATATCAAACGAATAAAGCAAGAACGATTGAAACCAGTGGCTATACCTTTTCATATATAGATCAATCTGTTTTAATAAAAACGCTACCTTTTTTATCATATTTGACTATTTTCAATTATAGGGCCACACGTGAAGGAGATCTTGTCACTATTGCTGACGATGCAGATGTCATTCAGTTGGCTAAAACTTATGGTGTTGCGCCCATGATGTTTGTTTCTACAATTACGGAAGAAGGAACAATTATTCGTGAAGTAACTCAGAATATTTTAAATAACTCTTCTGTGCAAGATCGCCTCATTGACAATATTCTTCAAATGATAAAAACAAAAGGTTATTATGGAGTGAATATGTATATCGAAGATATTACACCGGATAACATAAATAGTATTGTAGAATACATAAGAGTAGCTTCCGCTAAATTTCGTTCAGAAGGTTATAGAGTGCTAGTCACCACAACGCCAATCATGAATATTGATAGGCCTATTGTCAGCTTTGAAAAATTGGATTATTCACGATTATCTGGATATGTAGATGGAATTTTATTTGCTTCTTATGATTGGGCCAGATTTTACAGTTACCCAAGTTCAATTTTTCCGGTTAATGTTTTACGAGAGTTATTATATTATGTAGTCAATATTATTCCACCTGACTTTTTATTCTTAGGAATCACTACGCTCGGTTATGATTGGACACTTCCTTATGTTCCGGGAGCTACGGGGGCTACTGCTATAGCAAACAATAATGCAATACGAATAGCAGCAGAAAACAATATACCAATACAATTTAATGAAGCAGCACAATCACCTTTTTTCTATTATATGGATAGTGATGGAATCCTTCATATAGTGTGGTTTAATGATGCGAGAAGTTTTGACGCAAGAGCGGGGCTGGTAGAAGAATTTGATCTTCAAGGTCTATCTCTATGGACTATTATGAGATTTGATACACAAATGTGGTTTATTATTAATTCTCAATACAACATAGAGAAAGTTATGGAGGCTGACTAA
- the rhaB gene encoding rhamnulokinase, with translation MEKYYLAVDIGASSGRHILGTVKEGKLELQEIYRFENGMKQKDGQFCWDVESLFTEIKEGMKECRKLGKIPLSMGIDTWAVDFVLLDGENRMLGNAAGYRDDRTKGMDKKLYEVISLKDLYERTGIQKQIFNTIYQLMAVREETPEYLEKGETFLMIPDYFHYLLTGVKMQEYTNATTTQLVKAETGTWDYELMKKLGLPERLFGNLSMPGTTVGPLTGAVEQEVGFSCQVVLPATHDTGSAVMAVPLCPVEEESTEDILYISSGTWSLMGTELSKANCSAESMEANFTNEGGYDHRFRYLKNIMGLWMIQSVKKELEEKGEAYSFAELCRMASEEEIASIVDCNDSLFLAPVSMIRAVQDYCQSSGMAVPKTPGQLAAVIYNSLAACYGNTVKELEAITGRSYPAIHVVGGGSNAEYLNRLTADRTGRTVYAGPGEATAIGNLLAQMLAAGEFESLKQAREAVYRSFAVKEYKPDSPGLPFYPAKGKPVNKHEQMEEKI, from the coding sequence ATGGAGAAGTACTATCTTGCGGTGGATATCGGCGCATCCAGCGGCCGCCATATTCTTGGGACAGTAAAGGAAGGAAAGCTGGAGCTTCAGGAGATTTACCGGTTTGAAAATGGGATGAAACAGAAAGACGGGCAATTCTGCTGGGATGTGGAGTCCTTGTTTACAGAGATTAAAGAAGGCATGAAGGAGTGCCGGAAGCTTGGGAAGATTCCTTTAAGCATGGGGATCGATACCTGGGCCGTGGACTTTGTCCTTTTGGATGGGGAAAACCGCATGCTGGGAAATGCAGCAGGTTACCGGGATGACAGAACCAAAGGGATGGACAAAAAACTGTATGAGGTCATTTCCTTAAAAGATTTATATGAAAGGACCGGCATCCAGAAGCAGATCTTTAATACCATTTACCAGCTTATGGCTGTCAGGGAAGAAACTCCGGAATATCTGGAAAAAGGAGAAACCTTCCTCATGATCCCAGACTATTTCCACTATTTGCTCACCGGGGTAAAAATGCAGGAGTATACCAATGCAACCACCACACAGTTGGTAAAGGCAGAAACCGGAACCTGGGATTATGAACTGATGAAAAAACTGGGCCTGCCGGAACGGCTGTTTGGAAACCTATCCATGCCAGGAACGACGGTGGGTCCATTGACGGGAGCCGTTGAACAGGAAGTGGGATTTTCCTGTCAGGTAGTCCTTCCTGCCACCCATGATACGGGTTCTGCCGTTATGGCAGTTCCTTTGTGTCCGGTTGAAGAGGAATCCACGGAGGATATCCTTTACATCAGTTCAGGAACATGGTCCCTTATGGGGACGGAGCTTTCAAAGGCAAATTGCTCCGCGGAAAGTATGGAAGCCAATTTTACCAATGAAGGCGGTTATGACCACCGCTTCCGTTACTTAAAAAATATCATGGGCCTTTGGATGATCCAGTCCGTGAAAAAGGAGCTGGAAGAAAAGGGAGAGGCATATTCCTTTGCAGAGCTTTGCCGTATGGCCTCTGAGGAAGAGATTGCTTCCATTGTTGACTGCAATGACAGCTTATTTCTGGCACCGGTGAGCATGATCCGGGCAGTGCAGGATTACTGCCAAAGTTCCGGAATGGCGGTTCCTAAGACTCCCGGGCAGTTGGCGGCAGTGATATACAACAGCCTGGCAGCCTGCTACGGAAACACGGTTAAGGAACTGGAAGCCATTACCGGAAGAAGCTATCCTGCCATTCATGTGGTGGGGGGAGGCTCTAATGCAGAGTATTTGAACCGTCTGACGGCTGACCGTACAGGCAGGACCGTTTATGCCGGACCGGGAGAAGCCACTGCCATCGGAAACCTCCTTGCCCAGATGCTGGCTGCCGGAGAGTTTGAGAGCTTGAAGCAGGCAAGGGAAGCGGTATACCGGTCCTTTGCCGTAAAGGAATATAAACCTGACAGTCCGGGTCTGCCTTTCTATCCGGCAAAAGGGAAGCCTGTGAACAAACATGAGCAGATGGAGGAAAAGATATGA
- a CDS encoding L-rhamnose isomerase, whose protein sequence is MTIKERYEAAREAYQGVGVNTDKALEALKKIPVSMHCWQGDDVMGFDGDGTLSGGIQTTGNYPGRARNPGELMRDMDKALSLIPGKHRINLHASYAIFEEGEWADRDQLEPRHFEKWVEFARERGIGIDFNPTLFSHPKAENATLSSEKEEIRSFWIRHVQACIRISEYFAKEQGTPCTMNIWIPDGFKDIPADRTSPRARLKDSLDRILSMDYDKSKVLVAVESKVFGIGMESCTVGSHEFYMNYASKNDILCLLDSGHYHPTEVISDKISSMLLFFDKVALHVTRPVRWDSDHVVLFDDETREIGKEIIRGGADRVLLALDFFDASINRLCAWIVGMRNMQKALLNALLLPGETLAELQKERNFTEQMMLQEELKLYPFGDVWNYFCEINGVPPKEDWFKEIRSYEKEVLLNRR, encoded by the coding sequence ATGACAATAAAGGAACGTTATGAAGCAGCAAGGGAAGCATACCAGGGGGTTGGAGTTAATACGGATAAAGCATTGGAGGCTCTGAAAAAGATTCCTGTTTCCATGCACTGCTGGCAGGGAGATGATGTGATGGGATTTGACGGGGATGGTACCTTATCAGGGGGCATTCAGACTACGGGCAATTATCCGGGCAGAGCCAGAAATCCCGGGGAGCTGATGAGAGACATGGACAAAGCCTTAAGCCTGATCCCAGGAAAACACAGGATCAACCTTCATGCAAGCTATGCCATATTTGAGGAAGGAGAATGGGCGGACCGGGATCAGCTGGAGCCCAGGCATTTTGAAAAATGGGTGGAGTTTGCCAGGGAGCGAGGAATCGGCATTGACTTTAATCCTACCCTGTTCTCTCATCCAAAGGCAGAGAATGCCACCTTATCCAGTGAGAAAGAAGAGATCCGAAGCTTCTGGATCAGACACGTACAGGCGTGCATCCGCATTTCCGAATATTTTGCAAAGGAGCAGGGAACACCATGCACGATGAATATCTGGATTCCCGATGGATTTAAGGATATTCCTGCAGACCGTACATCTCCAAGGGCGCGTCTAAAAGATTCCCTAGACCGGATCCTTTCCATGGATTACGATAAGTCCAAGGTACTTGTTGCGGTGGAATCCAAGGTATTTGGGATCGGTATGGAAAGCTGTACGGTGGGTTCCCATGAATTTTACATGAATTACGCTTCCAAGAATGATATCCTCTGCCTGCTTGACAGCGGCCATTATCATCCTACGGAGGTGATATCTGACAAGATATCCTCCATGCTCCTGTTCTTTGATAAAGTGGCTCTTCATGTAACCAGGCCGGTGCGGTGGGACAGTGACCATGTGGTACTGTTTGATGATGAGACAAGGGAAATCGGGAAGGAAATCATACGGGGAGGAGCCGACCGCGTTCTTTTGGCTCTTGACTTCTTTGATGCCAGCATTAACCGCTTATGTGCATGGATCGTTGGAATGCGCAACATGCAGAAGGCACTGTTAAATGCCCTTCTTCTTCCCGGTGAGACCCTTGCGGAATTACAGAAAGAGCGGAATTTCACGGAGCAGATGATGCTCCAGGAGGAGCTTAAGCTTTATCCTTTCGGGGATGTATGGAACTATTTCTGTGAGATCAACGGGGTTCCCCCAAAAGAAGACTGGTTTAAAGAGATACGCAGCTATGAAAAAGAAGTGCTGCTTAACAGGAGATAA
- the rhaD gene encoding rhamnulose-1-phosphate aldolase — translation MKILDTEFVKSFIRLCDDGFHQNWHERNGGNLSYRMKQSEVESVRENFTDGNPWQPIGTRVKGLAGEYFMVTGSGKYFRNVILDPEANICMIEVDESGENYRIRWGLVNGGRPTSELPSHLMNHEVKKESSNGKHRVIYHAHPANVIALTFVLPLEDKVFTRELWEMATECPVVFPDGVGVVGWMVPGGREIAAATSELMKNYDVAVWAHHGLFVSGEDFDLTFGLMHTVEKSAEILVKVLSIRPDKLQTISSRNFRDLAADFQVNLPEEFLYEK, via the coding sequence ATGAAGATTCTAGATACGGAATTTGTAAAAAGCTTTATCAGGCTGTGTGATGACGGCTTCCATCAAAACTGGCATGAAAGAAACGGGGGCAATTTAAGCTACCGCATGAAGCAGTCTGAGGTGGAATCCGTTAGAGAGAACTTCACGGATGGAAATCCCTGGCAGCCCATAGGCACCCGTGTAAAGGGTCTGGCAGGAGAGTATTTTATGGTGACTGGGAGCGGAAAATATTTCCGCAACGTGATTCTGGATCCGGAGGCCAATATCTGCATGATTGAAGTGGATGAAAGCGGGGAAAATTACAGGATCCGCTGGGGACTGGTAAACGGCGGGCGTCCTACCAGCGAGCTTCCCTCCCATCTCATGAATCACGAGGTTAAGAAGGAGTCTTCCAACGGAAAGCACAGGGTGATATACCATGCCCATCCTGCCAATGTAATCGCTCTCACCTTTGTTCTTCCCTTAGAGGATAAGGTGTTCACCCGGGAATTGTGGGAGATGGCCACGGAGTGTCCCGTGGTTTTCCCTGATGGAGTAGGTGTGGTGGGCTGGATGGTACCGGGCGGACGTGAGATAGCCGCAGCCACCAGTGAGCTGATGAAGAACTATGATGTAGCTGTCTGGGCCCATCACGGTTTATTCGTTTCAGGTGAGGATTTTGACCTTACTTTCGGACTGATGCATACAGTGGAAAAATCTGCGGAAATACTTGTTAAGGTGCTTTCCATCCGTCCGGATAAGCTTCAGACCATATCATCCCGGAACTTCCGTGATCTGGCGGCTGACTTTCAGGTGAACCTGCCGGAAGAATTTTTGTATGAAAAGTAA